The Pseudophaeobacter arcticus DSM 23566 genome includes a region encoding these proteins:
- a CDS encoding AMP-binding protein — MQSGAAGKLSLPALLERNVAEFGDQPAYREKEFGIWQCWTWAETAKEIESLALGLINLGVNEGDFIAIIGGNRPYLYWSMVAAQSVGAIPVPLYQDANAEEMAYVLDHCGARFVIAADQEQVDKVIEVQDQLHQFEHLIYLDPRGLRKYDHHTLHEYAHIQEQGRATYDEWITDLNERRAKLTYDSTCVMLYTSGTTGKPKGVVLSNRNIIESAKNACEFDKLKQTDEILAYLPMAWVGDFIFSIGQAYWSGFCVNCPESPETMMTDLREIGPSYYFAPPRVFETQLTNVMIRMEDAGNFKRNMFHHFMAHAKKVGPDILDGKPVGMMDRLKYALGDLLVYGPLKDTLGFGNVRVGYTAGEAIGPEIFEFYRSLGINLKQLYGQTEATVFITVQPDGEVRADTVGVPAPDVEIRIADNGEIFYRSPGTFVEYYKNPESTADTKDAEGWVATGDAGFFEKDSGHLRIIDRAKDVGKMADGGMFAPKFVENKLKFYPDILEAVLFGNGKDRCVAFINIDLSAVGNWAERNNIAYASYQELAGHPKVLQSIREHVSEVNKSVAADPMLSGCQVHRFVVLHKELDADDGEMTRTRKVRRRIVEEKFADIIGALYDGSSEISTTTEVTYEDGRKGAISATLTIIDADLSPTAQQRVAAE, encoded by the coding sequence ATGCAGTCAGGCGCTGCGGGGAAACTCTCCCTGCCGGCGCTGCTTGAACGCAACGTTGCGGAATTCGGTGATCAACCGGCGTACCGGGAAAAAGAATTTGGCATTTGGCAGTGCTGGACCTGGGCGGAGACCGCCAAGGAGATCGAGTCACTGGCGCTTGGTCTTATCAATCTTGGTGTGAATGAAGGTGACTTTATCGCCATCATCGGCGGCAACCGCCCCTATCTGTACTGGTCGATGGTTGCAGCCCAATCCGTGGGCGCCATTCCGGTGCCGCTGTACCAGGATGCCAACGCCGAAGAGATGGCCTATGTGCTGGATCACTGTGGGGCACGCTTTGTGATTGCCGCTGATCAGGAACAGGTCGACAAGGTGATCGAGGTGCAGGACCAGTTGCACCAGTTTGAACATCTGATCTACCTGGATCCACGGGGCCTGCGTAAATACGACCACCACACGCTGCATGAGTATGCTCATATTCAGGAGCAGGGTCGCGCCACCTATGACGAGTGGATCACCGATCTGAACGAACGCCGCGCCAAGCTGACCTATGACAGCACCTGCGTGATGCTTTATACCTCGGGCACCACCGGCAAGCCCAAGGGCGTTGTTCTGTCCAACCGCAACATTATCGAAAGTGCCAAAAACGCTTGCGAGTTTGACAAGCTGAAGCAGACGGATGAGATCCTCGCCTATCTGCCGATGGCCTGGGTTGGGGATTTTATCTTCTCGATTGGTCAGGCCTACTGGAGCGGGTTCTGCGTGAACTGCCCGGAAAGCCCCGAGACCATGATGACCGATCTGCGTGAGATCGGCCCCAGCTACTACTTTGCTCCGCCACGGGTGTTTGAAACCCAGTTGACCAATGTGATGATCCGCATGGAAGACGCGGGCAATTTCAAACGCAATATGTTCCACCACTTTATGGCGCATGCCAAAAAGGTTGGCCCGGATATTCTCGACGGTAAGCCCGTTGGCATGATGGACCGGCTGAAATATGCGCTGGGCGATCTGCTGGTCTATGGCCCGCTGAAAGACACGCTGGGTTTTGGCAATGTCCGCGTTGGCTATACCGCTGGTGAAGCCATCGGCCCGGAGATTTTTGAGTTCTACCGCTCGCTGGGGATCAACCTCAAACAGCTGTATGGCCAGACCGAAGCCACCGTTTTCATCACCGTGCAGCCAGATGGCGAAGTGCGCGCCGATACCGTTGGCGTGCCGGCTCCGGATGTGGAAATCCGCATCGCCGACAATGGTGAGATCTTCTACCGTAGCCCGGGCACTTTTGTGGAATATTACAAGAACCCCGAAAGCACCGCAGATACCAAGGACGCCGAGGGCTGGGTTGCAACGGGTGACGCGGGCTTCTTTGAAAAAGATTCTGGCCACCTGCGCATCATCGACCGGGCCAAGGATGTGGGTAAGATGGCTGATGGCGGCATGTTCGCCCCCAAGTTTGTCGAGAACAAGCTGAAGTTCTATCCCGACATTCTGGAGGCGGTGCTGTTTGGCAATGGCAAGGACCGCTGCGTTGCCTTTATCAACATCGACCTATCAGCGGTGGGCAACTGGGCGGAACGCAACAACATCGCTTATGCGTCCTATCAGGAACTGGCTGGCCATCCCAAGGTGCTGCAGTCGATCCGGGAGCATGTCTCGGAGGTGAACAAATCAGTTGCTGCTGACCCGATGCTGTCGGGCTGTCAGGTGCACCGCTTTGTGGTTCTGCACAAGGAACTGGATGCGGATGATGGCGAGATGACCCGGACCCGCAAGGTGCGTCGCCGGATCGTCGAAGAGAAATTCGCGGATATCATCGGCGCGCTTTATGATGGTTCGAGCGAGATTTCGACCACCACCGAAGTCACCTATGAGGACGGCCGTAAAGGCGCCATCAGTGCTACGCTGACCATCATTGACGCGGATCTGTCGCCAACGGCCCAACAGCGGGTGGCCGCAGAATGA
- a CDS encoding caspase family protein — protein MRQILALFLALLLAAPASAARHAFILGNSDYAELGDLANTHADVEAYAEALQDLGFAVTLNKDLDRRQTLHAFYSFLNQVAPGDDVAFVYSGHGWSNGRVNYIVPTEVQRPQPEFQKLLEDATIPLQNGHNGLLDELESRGVALTIAVIDACRDSPFLQSPGTKSIGVTRGLTPVLPSTGTFIIYSAGKGQQALDHLPTDSPDQKLSVFTRNFVQHLKPGTYLQDAILDARRQTTRQAASYGGHQQLPAYYDQTTERICLAGQCGTQPPSSQDETEAEAETAELDQCSALFKVAQQADQCYAYSAYQTTCADHTFAPIAEAYLRLRCGPAAVPTATGTQTRTQTTPAAPAVTAAQPVPAPNAPTQLDQPADQPAAGSALDQFAALLSKGKGNTPAAAAPLSPQPSSPPAASLSAQQAALRSCADAAGHPRHPHLMGQRIRSAGVDWEDLNAASAIATCKRAVALNPDTPAVQAFLARAYDKAEDLQQALSYYRTASAAQDPMAQTNLALMYRRGQGVTQDDQIAVDLLKRAADQGYPIAETQLGWMYEKGRAVPQDDALAVFWYRKAANRDHPRAQYNLAWMYENGRGVSQSYSRAFSWYQKAAQADHLNALYKLGIFHREGHGVSQDDVEAVRWFRRAANRDLATAQTSLGWMYEKGRGVQQSYSQALDWYRKAAAQGNATATVNIGVQYELGRGVSQSDQSAVSHYIDGLKLGSETPLGWSSDSWRQSTLMAMQRRLRDMGLYTGAIDGKVGPGTRSAMRALING, from the coding sequence ATGCGACAAATTCTGGCTTTGTTTCTGGCCCTTTTGCTCGCCGCGCCTGCATCTGCGGCGCGTCATGCTTTCATACTGGGCAATTCCGACTACGCAGAGTTGGGAGATCTTGCCAATACCCATGCCGATGTTGAGGCCTATGCGGAGGCGCTACAGGACTTGGGCTTTGCGGTGACGCTGAACAAGGATCTCGACAGACGTCAGACCCTGCATGCCTTTTACAGTTTCCTTAATCAGGTCGCCCCCGGCGATGACGTGGCCTTTGTCTATTCCGGGCATGGCTGGAGCAATGGCCGGGTCAACTATATCGTTCCAACCGAAGTGCAGCGGCCACAGCCAGAGTTTCAAAAGCTGCTGGAGGACGCCACCATTCCGCTGCAGAACGGCCATAACGGCCTGCTGGATGAGCTCGAATCCAGGGGCGTTGCCCTGACCATTGCCGTCATTGATGCCTGCCGCGACAGCCCCTTTCTGCAGAGCCCCGGCACAAAATCCATTGGCGTGACGCGCGGGTTGACGCCCGTTTTGCCCAGTACCGGCACCTTTATTATCTATTCCGCCGGCAAGGGGCAGCAGGCCTTGGACCATCTGCCAACAGACAGTCCGGATCAAAAGCTCTCTGTCTTTACCCGCAATTTTGTCCAACATCTGAAACCGGGCACCTATCTTCAGGATGCCATTCTGGACGCTCGCAGGCAGACCACCCGGCAAGCGGCCTCCTATGGCGGACACCAGCAACTGCCCGCCTATTACGACCAAACAACCGAACGCATTTGTCTGGCCGGGCAATGTGGCACCCAGCCCCCGTCCTCGCAGGACGAAACAGAAGCAGAAGCAGAGACTGCTGAACTGGATCAGTGCAGCGCCTTGTTCAAGGTCGCCCAGCAGGCCGACCAGTGTTACGCCTATTCGGCCTATCAGACCACCTGTGCGGATCATACCTTTGCCCCCATAGCCGAGGCCTATTTGCGTCTGCGATGTGGACCTGCTGCGGTGCCCACCGCAACCGGTACGCAAACCCGAACGCAGACAACCCCTGCTGCTCCGGCCGTGACAGCCGCGCAGCCAGTTCCTGCGCCCAATGCCCCCACCCAGTTGGACCAACCGGCAGATCAACCGGCAGCCGGTTCGGCCCTGGATCAGTTTGCGGCGCTCCTCTCCAAAGGCAAGGGCAATACCCCGGCAGCCGCTGCCCCCCTCTCCCCGCAGCCCAGTTCGCCGCCAGCCGCGTCACTTTCTGCCCAGCAGGCCGCCTTGCGGTCCTGCGCTGATGCCGCCGGCCATCCTCGCCACCCGCACCTGATGGGCCAACGCATCCGGTCTGCTGGGGTAGACTGGGAAGACCTGAATGCGGCCAGCGCAATCGCCACCTGCAAGCGGGCAGTGGCGCTCAACCCCGACACCCCGGCGGTTCAGGCCTTTTTGGCGCGGGCCTATGACAAGGCCGAAGATCTGCAGCAAGCCCTGTCTTATTACCGCACCGCCTCTGCGGCGCAGGATCCCATGGCGCAAACCAATCTGGCGCTGATGTACCGCAGGGGTCAGGGCGTGACCCAAGACGATCAGATCGCTGTAGACCTGCTCAAACGCGCCGCTGATCAAGGCTATCCAATTGCCGAAACCCAGCTTGGCTGGATGTATGAAAAAGGCCGCGCAGTGCCGCAGGATGATGCGCTGGCCGTGTTCTGGTATCGCAAGGCCGCCAACCGCGATCACCCCCGCGCCCAATATAACCTGGCCTGGATGTATGAAAATGGCCGCGGCGTCAGCCAAAGCTATTCGCGCGCCTTCAGCTGGTATCAAAAGGCGGCGCAGGCGGACCATCTCAACGCGCTGTACAAGCTCGGCATCTTTCACCGCGAGGGGCACGGAGTGTCGCAGGACGACGTCGAAGCGGTGCGCTGGTTCCGCAGAGCTGCCAATCGTGACCTGGCAACGGCACAGACTTCGCTGGGGTGGATGTATGAAAAGGGCCGCGGCGTTCAGCAAAGCTACAGCCAGGCCCTGGACTGGTACCGCAAGGCGGCGGCGCAGGGAAATGCAACGGCAACCGTCAACATCGGGGTCCAATATGAACTCGGGCGTGGTGTGTCGCAAAGCGACCAGAGCGCTGTATCCCATTACATCGACGGTCTGAAGCTGGGCAGCGAAACTCCGCTGGGCTGGTCCAGCGATTCATGGCGCCAAAGCACGCTGATGGCGATGCAACGCAGGCTGCGCGATATGGGGCTTTATACTGGTGCGATCGACGGCAAAGTCGGACCGGGCACCCGGTCTGCCATGCGCGCGCTCATAAACGGATAA
- a CDS encoding ABC transporter ATP-binding protein, with amino-acid sequence MLDQSDSYVTADGRTIGGVVMEMKNITLRFGGVVAIKDISFDIREGEIRAIIGPNGAGKSSMLNVISGFYVPQEGTVEFHGKPRPQMRPYEVAQQGIARTFQNIALFEGMSVLDNVMTGRLNHMKTNLLQQALWKGKAEKEETANREVVEKVIDFLEIQHIRKTPVSRLPYGLKKRVELARALAAEPKLLLLDEPMAGMNVEEKEDMSRFILDVNDEFGTTIALIEHDMGVVMDLSDRVVVMDYGKKIGDGTPDEVRNNQDVIDAYLGVAHD; translated from the coding sequence ATGCTTGACCAATCCGATAGCTATGTCACCGCAGACGGTCGCACCATCGGCGGTGTGGTGATGGAAATGAAAAACATCACCCTGCGCTTTGGTGGCGTGGTGGCGATCAAGGATATCTCTTTTGATATCCGCGAAGGTGAAATTCGCGCCATCATCGGCCCCAACGGCGCCGGGAAATCCTCGATGCTGAACGTGATTTCGGGCTTCTATGTGCCGCAAGAAGGCACTGTGGAGTTTCACGGCAAGCCACGCCCGCAGATGCGCCCCTATGAGGTGGCACAGCAGGGCATCGCCCGGACCTTCCAGAACATCGCGCTGTTTGAAGGTATGAGCGTTCTGGACAATGTCATGACCGGCCGTCTGAACCACATGAAGACCAACTTGCTTCAGCAGGCGCTGTGGAAGGGCAAGGCCGAGAAGGAAGAGACCGCCAACCGCGAAGTGGTTGAAAAGGTTATCGACTTTCTTGAGATTCAGCACATCCGCAAAACGCCTGTGTCGCGCCTGCCTTATGGTTTGAAAAAGCGGGTGGAATTGGCGCGCGCCCTGGCGGCGGAGCCCAAGCTGTTGCTGCTGGACGAACCCATGGCGGGGATGAACGTCGAGGAAAAAGAGGACATGTCCCGCTTTATTCTTGATGTGAACGACGAATTTGGCACCACCATCGCCCTGATCGAACATGACATGGGTGTGGTGATGGATCTGTCTGACCGCGTGGTGGTGATGGATTATGGCAAAAAAATTGGTGACGGCACACCGGACGAAGTGCGCAACAATCAGGATGTGATCGACGCCTATCTGGGGGTGGCACATGACTAA